The following proteins are co-located in the Syngnathus scovelli strain Florida chromosome 21, RoL_Ssco_1.2, whole genome shotgun sequence genome:
- the g6pc3 gene encoding glucose-6-phosphatase 3 — MDSIHTYGIWMAESLQYRTKGLEKLWLLITHAGGPKPAFLFVFPCAYFFCRRTGIAVLWVAAVTEWLNLMLKCVLFGERPFWWIGESQMFSNKLPKVQQYSSTCENGPGSPSGHAMVTAAVWWVVASSLRSFLYRRNYSIPVTYIPYVLYGLLLVVVGISRVFVLAHFPHQVVTGSIAGLVVGMYLNHRVPERRPFRFFVSVAVALLLGTLILNAGLKLIGVDPSWSLALAKKWCSHSEWVRPDVAPFSSLARDCGVLLGLGLAQYWKPGGWPTLPKKPRVMSMVLSSMALYLVYSAPLPLRPPVFYYTLFFVKFAMVPQIVMLVPGLVHFEMRKMKRT; from the exons ATGGATTCCATCCACACCTACGGAATATGGATGGCCGAAAGCCTCCAGTACAGGACGAAGGGCTTGGAGAAACTTTGGCTGCTCATTACCCACGCCGGCGGCCCTAAGCCGGCCTTCCTGTTCGTCTTCCCCTGCGCATACTTTTTCTGCCGGCGGACGGGCATCGCGGTGTTGTGGGTGGCCGCGGTGACAGAATGGCTCAACTTGATGCTCAAATG TGTGCTTTTTGGTGAAAGGCCATTCTGGTGGATTGGCGAATCCCAAATGTTTTCCAACAAGTTGCCCAAGGTGCAGCAGTACTCCTCCACATGTGAAAATGGCCCTG GCAGTCCATCGGGACACGCCATGGTCACTGCGGCGGTCTGGTGGGTGGTGGCGTCCTCCCTGCGCTCGTTCTTGTACCGCCGTAATTACAG CATACCAGTGACCTACATACCTTACGTACTCTACGGGTTATTGCTGGTGGTCGTTGGCATCTCCAGAGTGTTTGTCTTAGCCCACTTTCCACATCAGGTGGTAACCGGTTCCATTGCAG GTCTTGTTGTAGGAATGTACCTGAACCACAGGGTGCCAGAAAGGCGGCCATTCCGCTTCTTCGTCAGCGTCGCTGTGGCCTTGCTGCTCGGAACGCTGATATTAAACGCTGGGCTAAAGTTGATTGGCGTCGACCCCTCCTG GTCCTTGGCATTGGCGAAGAAGTGGTGCAGCCACTCCGAGTGGGTTCGGCCCGACGTGGCCCCGTTCAGCTCACTGGCCCGGGACTGCGGGGTCCTGCTGGGTCTTGGCCTGGCCCAGTACTGGAAGCCCGGTGGCTGGCCGACGCTGCCCAAGAAGCCGCGGGTCATGTCCATGGTGCTGTCGTCCATGGCTCTGTACTTGGTGTACAGTGCGCCGTTGCCGCTGAGGCCACCGGTGTTCTACTACACGctattttttgtcaagtttgCTATGGTGCCGCAGATCGTGATGCTGGTGCCTGGACTGGTCCATTTCGAGATGCGAAAGATGAAAAGAACCTAG
- the lsm12b gene encoding protein LSM12 homolog A produces the protein MAAPGPGEYFSVGSHVSCLTCLGQRLQGEVVAFDYQSKMLTLKCASSSGKPNLSDVALINLAYVSEVDIITDRTETPPPLASLNVSKLANRAKTEKEDKLSQAYAISAGVSVEGQQLFQTIHKTIKECKWQEKNIIVMDDVVISPPYQVDNCKGKEGSALSHVRKIVEKHFRDVESQKSVQRSQAQQTQKDSTLSS, from the exons ATGGCGGCTCCTGGACCGGGGGAGTATTTCAGCGTCGGGAGCCATGTCTCTTGCCTCACCTGCCTGGGCCAGCGGCTGCAAGGGGAGGTGGTCGCCTTTGACTACCAGTCCAAGATGTTGACTCTGA AATGTGCTTCCTCTAGCGGCAAGCCCAACCTCAGCGACGTCGCCCTGATCAACTTAGCCTACGTTTCCGAAGTGGACATCATCACTGACCGCACTGAGACTCCGCCCCCTCTAGCATCGCTGAATGTCAGCAAG CTTGCCAACcgagcaaagacagaaaaagaggACAAGCTGTCCCAAGCCTATGCAATCAGCGCTGGGGTGTCTGTTGAGGGCCAGCAGCTATTCCAGACTATTCACAAAAC CATCAAAGAGTGTAAATGGCAGGAGAAGAACATAATCGTGATGGACGACGTCGTCATCTCGCCGCCTTACCAGGTGGACAACTGCAAAGGCAAAGAGGGAAGCGCTTTAAGTCATGTACGCAAAATA GTGGAGAAACATTTTAGAGATGTGGAAAGTCAGAAGTCCGTGCAGCGTTCACAAGCACAGCAAACACAGAAGGACTCAACTTTATCTTCTTGA
- the tmem101 gene encoding transmembrane protein 101: MAAPSRKQLLRFLSQLGAFILTRFGFWNCFCMLMLFAERADSKRKPDINVPYLYVDMGAAVLCASFMSFGVKRRWFAMAAAVQLAISNYVSYIGEQVHYGDWLKVRMYSRALAIIGSFLVLASGAGEVYRQKARSRSLQSTGQIFLGVYLICMVYSLQHSKEDRLAYLNHLPGGEVALALLAAALGVLALAFLSGRYVRTAAQVLATALPLIVLLIDGNLGYWHHTRKVEFWNQMKLIGHNMGIFGAMLILATDG; the protein is encoded by the exons ATGGCGGCGCCGAGTAGGAAGCAGTTGTTGAGGTTTCTCAGCCAGTTGGGCGCCTTTATTTTGACCCGATTTGGATTCTGGAATTGCTTCTGTATGCTGATGCTGTTTGCCGAACGAGCTGATTCCAAAAG GAAGCCAGACATCAATGTGCCGTACCTGTATGTGGACATGGGGGCGGCGGTGCTGTGCGCCAGCTTCATGTCGTTCGGAGTGAAGAGGCGTTGGTTCGCCATGGCCGCCGCCGTCCAGCTGGCAATCAGCAACTATGTGTCGTACATCGGCGAGCAGGTTCACTATGGCGACTGGCTCAAG GTACGCATGTATTCCCGTGCGCTTGCCATCATCGGGAGCTTCCTGGTTCTGGCCAGCGGGGCGGGTGAGGTGTACCGGCAGAAAGCACGCAGCAGGTCCCTGCAGTCCACTGGACAAATCTTTCTGGGTGTCTACCTCATCTGCATG GTGTACTCGCTGCAGCACAGCAAGGAGGACCGGCTGGCCTACTTGAACCATCTGCCAGGCGGCGAAGTGGCGCTGGCGCTGCTGGCGGCGGCATTGGGCGTGCtagctctggccttcctgtcgGGTCGCTACGTGCGCACGGCAGCGCAGGTCCTCGCCACGGCACTCCCGCTCATCGTGCTGCTCATCGACGGCAACCTGGGCTACTGGCATCACACGCGTAAAGTTGAATTCTGGAACCAGATGAAGCTCATCGGGCACAACATGGGAATCTTCGGCGCTATGCTCATCCTGGCGACGGACGGTTAA
- the gngt2b gene encoding guanine nucleotide-binding protein G(I)/G(S)/G(O) subunit gamma-T2b, with protein sequence MARDMSDKEILKMELEQLKKEVSTARTPVSANCTETITFVEALLPNDPLIKGVPDDKNPYKGDKGGCIVT encoded by the exons ATGGCTCGGGATATGTCTGATAAGGAGATCCTGAAAATGGAATTGGAGCAGCTGAAGAAAGAAGTGAGCACAGCGAGGACACca GTGAGTGCAAACTGCACAGAGACAATCACCTTTGTGGAGGCACTGCTTCCCAACGACCCCCTCATCAAGGGCGTCCCAGATGACAAAAATCCTTACAAGGGAGACAAAGGTGGCTGTATAGTCACATAG